The Comamonas testosteroni genome contains the following window.
GATCCGCCTGAACGACAAGTTCGGCTACGAACCCGTCGAAGGCAACGAAGTCTGGGACTGGCAGGAACGCCTGTCCACCAACAGCGACCCCGGCTACGCCGAAAAAGGCCAGCTGACGGTGACTTACCTGACCGACGCCCACCGCGCCTGCGCCCAGCGCATCAGCCACTGGATGCGTGAAATCGGCTTCGACGAAGTCGAGATCGACGCCGTGGGCAATGTGGTGGGTCGCTACAAGGCCGCCCCAGAATTTGCGGACAAGGGCGCCAAGACCCTGCTGACCGGCAGCCACTACGACACCGTGCGCAACGGCGGCAAGTACGACGGCCGCCTGGGCATCTTCGTGCCCATGGCCTGCGTCAAGCAACTGGCCCAGCAAGGCAAGCGTCTGCCCTTCAACATCGAAGTGGTGGGTTTCTCGGAAGAGGAAGGCCAGCGCTACAAGGCCACCTTCCTGGGTTCGGGCGCCCTGGTGGGCGACTTCAAGCAGGAATGGCTGGAGCAAAAGGACGCCGACGGCATCACGCTGCGCGAAGCCATGCTGCATGCCGGCCTGTGCATCGACGACATCCCCAAGCTGGAGCGTGATCCCGCCAAGTATCTGGGCTTTGTGGAAGTGCACATCGAGCAGGGCCCCGTGCTCAACGAGCTGGACATTCCCCTGGGCATCGTCACCTCCATCAACGGCAGTGCCCGTTACACGTGCGAATTCATCGGCATGGCCAGCCACGCCGGCACCACGCCCATGAACCGCCGCCGCGATGCCGCAGCCGGCGTGGCCGAGCTGTCGCTGTACATCGAAAAGCGCGCCGGCCAGGACGGCGACAGCGTGGCCACCATCGGCCAGCTGAACGTGCCCTCGGGCTCGGTCAACGTGGTGCCCGGCCGCTGCCAGTTCTCGCTGGACCTGCGCGCCCCCACCAACGAGCAGCGCGACGCCATGATCAACGACATCATGGCCGAGATGGCTACGATCGCCGAACGCCGCGGCCTGCGCTACACCACCGATCTGTCCATGAAGGCAGCGGCTGCACCCAGCGCTCCCGAATGGCAGAAACGCTGGGAAAACGCTGTCGACGCACTGGGCGTGCCCCTGTTCCGCATGCCCAGCGGTGCCGGTCACGACGCCATGAAGCTGCACGAAATCATGCCCCAGGCCATGTTGTTCGTGCGCGGCATGAACGCCGGCATCAGCCACAACCCGCTGGAAGCCTCCACCTCCGACGACATGCAACTGTCCGTGGATGCCTTCACCCACCTCCTCCACCAACTGGCTCAAGAACAGCAATGACCAATATGAATCAAGACAAGCAAGCCACCTACGCCGCCATCGATGCATGGATTGACGAGCACTTCGACGAAGAAGTGAAGTTTCTGCAGGCCATGGTGCAAGTGCCCACGGACACGCCTCCCGGCAACAATGCCCCCCACGCCGAACGCACTGCCGAGCTGATCAAGGGCTTTGGCTTCGACGCCGAAAAGCACGTCGTGCCCGAAGCCGACGTCAAGGCCTACGGCATGGAATCCATCACCAACCTGATCGTGCGCCGCCAGTACGGTGCGCAGGGTGACGGTGGCCGCACCATCGCCCTGAACGCCCACGGCGACGTGGTGCCTCCGGGCGAAGGCTGGACCAAGGACCCCTACGGCGCCGAGATCGAAGACGGCAAGCTCTATGGCCGCGCCGCTGCCGTGAGCAAGAGCGACTTCGCCTCCTTCACCTTTGCCGTGCGTGCCCTGGAAGCCGTGGCCAAGCCCAGCAAGGGCGCCGTGGAACTGCACTACACCTACGACGAAGAGTTCGGCGGCATCATGGGCCCCGGCTGGCTGCTGGAAAAGGGCCTGACCAAGCCCGACCTGATGATCGCAGCGGGCTTCAGCTACGAAGTAGTTACCGCTCACAACGGCTGCCTGCAGATGGAAATCACCGTGCAGGGCAAGATGGCTCACGCCGCCGTGCCCCACACCGGCGTGGACGCGCTGCAAGCCACTGCGGTGCTGCTCACGGCGCTGTACGCCGAGAACGTGAAATACAAGCAAGTCACGTCCAAGGTGCCCGGCATCAAGCACCCCTACCTGAACATCGGCCGCATCGATGGCGGCACCAACACCAATGTGGTGCCCGGCAAGGTCATGCTCAAGATCGACCGCCGCATGATTCCTGAAGAGAATCCCGTGGAAGTCGAAGCCAGCATCCGTGCCGTGATCGCCAAGGCCATCGCCGACTTCAACACCCAGGGCGGCTACACCGGTGAAGATGCCGTGCGCGTGGACATCAAGCGCCTGCTGCTGGCCAACGCCATGACTCCCCTGGACGGCAACAAGCCCCTGGTGGACGCCATCCAGAAGCACGGCGAAGCCATCTTTGGCGAAGTACCTCCTGCAGTGGGAACGCCTCTGTACACCGACGTGCGCCTGTACGTCGAGCGCGGCATCCCCGGCGTGATCTACGGCGCAGGCCCCCGCACCGTGCTGGAATCGCACGCCAAGCGCTCCGACGAGCGCCTGGTGCTGGAAGATCTGCGCCGCGCCACCAAGGTGGTGGCCCGCTCGCTGGTGGACCTGACTGCATAAGCGCTGCCCGCCTTTTGAACGCCTAGCCTTCTCCAGCCTGGATGGAGGTTTTTCAAGGAGCCTGGATTCGTCCAGGCTCTTTTTTTATGCGCGCCCAGGC
Protein-coding sequences here:
- a CDS encoding M20 family metallopeptidase, whose product is MTNMNQDKQATYAAIDAWIDEHFDEEVKFLQAMVQVPTDTPPGNNAPHAERTAELIKGFGFDAEKHVVPEADVKAYGMESITNLIVRRQYGAQGDGGRTIALNAHGDVVPPGEGWTKDPYGAEIEDGKLYGRAAAVSKSDFASFTFAVRALEAVAKPSKGAVELHYTYDEEFGGIMGPGWLLEKGLTKPDLMIAAGFSYEVVTAHNGCLQMEITVQGKMAHAAVPHTGVDALQATAVLLTALYAENVKYKQVTSKVPGIKHPYLNIGRIDGGTNTNVVPGKVMLKIDRRMIPEENPVEVEASIRAVIAKAIADFNTQGGYTGEDAVRVDIKRLLLANAMTPLDGNKPLVDAIQKHGEAIFGEVPPAVGTPLYTDVRLYVERGIPGVIYGAGPRTVLESHAKRSDERLVLEDLRRATKVVARSLVDLTA
- the uraD gene encoding 2-oxo-4-hydroxy-4-carboxy-5-ureidoimidazoline decarboxylase; the encoded protein is MALTLEQLNAADAATATDLLDGLYEHSPWIAAKALEQRPFKSMAHIKHAMAKVLAESSEQAQLDLIRAHPELAGKQMETNTLTAESTNEQKKAGLTNCTPEELEHIRKLNAEYGKRFGFPFILAVRGARGLGLSKAEIIATFERRMFNHPAYEQAEALRNIHRIAEIRLNDKFGYEPVEGNEVWDWQERLSTNSDPGYAEKGQLTVTYLTDAHRACAQRISHWMREIGFDEVEIDAVGNVVGRYKAAPEFADKGAKTLLTGSHYDTVRNGGKYDGRLGIFVPMACVKQLAQQGKRLPFNIEVVGFSEEEGQRYKATFLGSGALVGDFKQEWLEQKDADGITLREAMLHAGLCIDDIPKLERDPAKYLGFVEVHIEQGPVLNELDIPLGIVTSINGSARYTCEFIGMASHAGTTPMNRRRDAAAGVAELSLYIEKRAGQDGDSVATIGQLNVPSGSVNVVPGRCQFSLDLRAPTNEQRDAMINDIMAEMATIAERRGLRYTTDLSMKAAAAPSAPEWQKRWENAVDALGVPLFRMPSGAGHDAMKLHEIMPQAMLFVRGMNAGISHNPLEASTSDDMQLSVDAFTHLLHQLAQEQQ